The Egibacteraceae bacterium genomic sequence GGTCAGGTTGCGAGGAGTCGAGCCCCACCACGGTGATGCCGGACAGGCGGAGGCGCTCGCTCCGCAGCGGTTCGAGCTCCAGCCGCCGGCGCAGGAAGCGGCCACCGAAGTGGCGGAGGAAGTGGACGTAGCCGACGTTGCGTGAATCGTGGTTGCCCGGGACCACCACCGTGGGGGCCGTCAGCTGTGCCAGCCAGGAGACCGCCTCCTCGTACTCCCATGCGTAGCCGCTGGCCGTGAGGTCGCCGGCGACGAGCACGACGTCGGGTTCACTGCTGTTGACCTGGGCGACGACGTCGGCCAGCAGCCGGGGGCGGAACGTCGGCTCGCCGCAGTGGATGCTGCCCAGGTGGGCGATCCGCACCGGCTCGATCATTGTGGGCTCCTCTCCCGCACCCGGCGTCAGGCGACCGGATTGGACACGCGGAACGCCTCCGTGAGGTAGAACGCCTCGCGGATCAGCTCCCGGGTGGTGCGGCTGCGGATCACCGACAGGCTGCGATGCCCGGTCTCGTAGTGCATGAACACCTTGATCGTCGACGCGTCCACCTGGATCTCGTTCCACGACGGTGGGGTCAGCCCGCGCAGCCGGCGGGTCGCCGCCGTCCCGGAGTTGCACACCAGGAGCCCGTTGAGCGCCCAGAAGAACGGGACGTGCTTGTGGCCGGACAGGACGAGGTCGACGCCGAGGTCCGTGAGCAGCTCCAGCAGCTCGCCGGCATCGGCGATCGTGTTGCGCTCACGCCCGGTGCCGGGGATCGACACCAGATGGTGGTGCAGGACGAACACCTTGAGGTCGTCGGCGTGATGGAACTGGTCGCGTATCCAGTCGTAATGCGGGGCGCCGACCTCTCCCTGGTTGACGTCGGCCTGGGACGAGTCCACGGCGACGACCGTGAGGCCGCCGGCCCGGATGCGCTCCGCTCGCTCCGGCGACAGCGGCAGCCGCAGGGCGCTGAACCGCGCGCCGAAGTGCCGTTCGAAGTGCACGTTGCCGAGGTTGCGCGCGTCGTGGTTGCCGGGCACGACGACGACCGGCGCCTCCAAGCGACCGATCCATCCGGCGGCCTCCGCGAACTCCTCGCCGTAGCCGGCGGCCGTGAGGTCACCCACCACGGCGACGGCGTCTGGGCGCAGGGCGTTGATCCGCTCCACGGCCTGCTCCAACAGGGAGGCTTCGAACGTCGGGGTGCCGCAGTGGATATCGCCAAGCTGAGCTATGCGCAGTGGATGGTCGGTCACTGCCATGTGGCCCTGCCCGCGCGCTCCGTCGGTGTGGGGCATGCACCCCGGATGATCCCGTATTCTCGCACCGAGAGGGAGGTGGAGGCCGTGGTGCGTCGTATCACGCACAGTCTGGTCAAGGCGCTCCGTCAGGTCCGGGAGTTCGCGGGGCTGTCGGATGCCGCTCTCCTCGAGGTCGTCGGGGCATCGGTGAACCTCTTCTTCCCGGCTGGTGCGGTGGTCTTCCGCAAGGGCGCCACATCCGATGGCCTGTACGTCGTCCTGTCCGGGCGGGTGATCGTCGCCGACGAGCCCGGTGGGCCGGAGGTTGCCCAGATCGGCCCGGGAGACTACTTCGGTGAGCAGTCCCTCCTCCTGGAGACCACGCGGTCGCACAGCGTCGCGGCTGTGCAGGACGCTGAGATCCTCGTGCTGCCGGCGAGCTCGTTCCAGCGGCTGCTCGAGGGCAACCCGGTCCTGGCGGGCCAGGTCGAGGACAAGCTCCGAGCCCGCCTTGCGGCCACGGACGGTCCGGGCAGCGCGGGACAGGGTCCTGCAGCCGGATGACCGCCGGTGGGGAGTCCTGCCCACGCCCTAGTCCCGCAGGTACCCGTACCGGCCCCGGTGGAAGATCAAGGGCCGGGGCGCATCCGCATCGGCGCCGATGGCGAGCACCTCACCGACGAAGATCTCATGGTCTCCGCCCGGATGCTGGTCCGCCACCCTGCAGTCCATGAACGCGGCCACCCCATCGATGACCGGCGAGCCTGTGACCACCTCGCGGTGGGGGATCCCGCGGAAGGCGGCGGTGCCCCTGGGGCGATCACGAGACGCGAAGTAGTTGGACAGGACCTCCTGCTCGGCGGTCAGGATGTTGACCGCGAACACCCCATTGCGCTCGAGAGCCTCGCTGCCCTGCGTGCCGCTGATGACGCACACGAGGATGAGGGGCGGGTCGAGGGACAGCGACGAGAAGGCATTGGCGGTCATCCCGTACGGCTCGTCCTGACCCTGCGTGGTGATGACCGTCACGCCGGTTGCGAAGGCCCCCATGACCGCCCGGAACTCCTTGACGCCGAAGGGCTCCACGGCCAGCTGCTGCAGCCTCTGCATCAGGCATCTGCCCCAGCGTGCGACGGCCCCCCGCCGAGCTCCCCGAGGCGGCGCTGGATGACGTCGTCGAGGTTTTGCGTGGTGGACAGCGACTGGGCGACCAGCGACCGGAATGCCTCCCGCGGCATCGCCAAGAGCGTCGTTGGGGCCACTGCCCGAACCGTGGCGGTGCGGGGGATGTCGCGCAGGATCGCCACCTCGCCGAAGAACTGCCCCGGCCCGAGGGTGGCCACCGTCTGTTGCGAACCGCCGTTCTCGCGGACGACCTCGACCTCGCCTTCGACGATGATGAAGAACTTGTCGGCCGGCCCCCCCTGCCGGACGATGACCTCCCCGGACTCCACCTGCACGGTCTGCAGCCGGGCCTGGAGGCCGGCGATCTCGGCCGGCGGCAGGTCCCGGAGGACGTTGAAGACCTCGGTGCGCTGGAACACCGACCCGAGACCCCTCGCGTTCTCCGGCGCCGCGCTCGTGTTGTCGATGAACTGCACCCGGGTGGGCGCGATGCGGAAGAACGCGATGTGGCTGTTCTCGGTCCCCGCCACCTCGGGGAACTTCACGCCGAACCGCTGCACGGCGTGCTCGATCTGCGCGGCGTCGAGGATCTGGCGGGCCTCGCCCTCGCCCTGGATGCCCTTGGTCTGCGTCCAGTCAGCGGTGTACTGGTCGACCGTGAAGGACACGGCCGGGTTCTGGTCGATGTGCTGGGCGGTGACGGAGTCCGGCCGGGTCCACACGTACAGCGTCAACCCGTCGCTCGCGTACAGCAGCGTCGCGGCGTGCGGCAGACCGCCCGACGATGCCGTGGCCAGGGTCAAGGTCTGCTGGGACTCCAGGTATGCCAGCGCCTTGGGCGAGACCTCGGGTGCGGCATCCTCCGGATCGGTCATGGCGTCCCCCTCCAGGAGCGTCGTGCTCGTACCCTATCGCAGCACCTCAGATGGCCGTACGGCGCCGCAGCACCAGCCAGGTGATGGCGGTGAAGGCCACGATGAAGGCACCCATGATGAGCCAGTTCTGCCAGATGGCGCGGGAGAAGCTGTCGCTGTACTGCAGCGCCAACGCCGCTCCCACGGGGTTCTGGGACTCCTCGAAGAGGTCGAGGAGGTTGGCTGCCCTGCCGAGAGCCTCGAACCCCCACCGCAGTGCGATGATATTGGAGAGCTCGCGACCGACGGTGTTCATCTCGGACACCGCGACGATCGCTCCCGACAGCAGCACCTGCGGCAGGATCCACGCCGACAGCAGGTCGGTCGCCACCTGCGACGTGGGCGCGATGGCCGACGTAAACAGCGAGAAGGCCAGTCCGACCAGGGCGATGACGAAGAGCGTGATCATCAGGGGGGCGTACACGTTCAAGCCCTCGTCGGGCAGGCGGTCGGTCACCCACATCATCGCCACCATGACCGTGACCGCCAGGGCGAGCACGGGCGCGAGGAACGTGGTCTTCGACAAGAGGTAGGGGAAGACGGCGAGATTCACCAGCCGCTCTCGTCGGAAGATGGCGAACTCCTTCACGATCTCCTGCACGCCGTACAGCAGGCCGAAGAGGAAGGCGGTCATCGACAGGAAGAAGAGCAGCTGGAACGCCGACGTGGGGTTGTTGGGCCCCGGTTCGAAGAGGTCCGTGCGGAACAGCGCGATCAGCAGGGCGGCGAAGATCACCGGCTGGGCGAAGAGCGGGATCATCCGGGGTGGGTTGCGCACGTACAGCTCGGCGGTGCGACGGCTCAGCACGGCGAACTGGCGGACCCACAAGCCCAAGCCGCGAGCGGGCCGCGCGATCGAGGCCCCCGCCGCGGCCTGCGCGGGCGTCGAATCGGCCGGTCGCTGTTGGTCGGCCTTCATCGCACGGTACTCGGGGGATTCCCGGAAGCGCGCCGCCCACTCCTCCGGCGTGCCCTCGTTCTCCAGCTTCACGTAGATCTCGTCGAAGACCTCCACGCCGAAGTACTCCAACGCCCGCTTGGGGGGACCGGCGAATGCCAGGTGGCCGCCGCCTGCGAGGAACACGATCTTGTCGCACAGGCCGACGTTGCTCGTCGCGTGCGTGGTGAGGAGCACGGTGCTGCCCGCTCGTGCCAGGTCGCGCATCAGCGTCATCATCGAGGCGTCGGTGGCGGGGTCCAGACCTGAAGTGGGCTCGTCGAGGTAGAAGACCCGGGGTCGGGTCAACAGCTCCACCCCGATGCTGGCCCGCTTGCGCTGCCCGCCGCTCAGCTTGTCGACGCGAAGACCGGCCTGCTCGGTCAGCGAGAGCTCTTCCAGAGCCCGGTCGACGGCTTTGCCCCGCTCCTCGGGCGTGGTGTCGCCCGGCAGGCGCAGACGCGCGGCGAAGTCCAGCGTGACCCGCAGGGGTAGCTCGGTGTGGATGATGTCGTCCTGCGGCACGTACCCGAGCGTCGTGCGGTACAGGGCCCGCTGCGCGTAGTAGTCGCCGCCGTTGTACAGCACCTGCCCGCCGGTGGCGGGGCGCACGCCCGAGAGGGCGTCCATGAGGGTGCTCTTTCCCGCCCCGCTGCCACCGACGATCGCCACGAGCTCGCCGGGCAGCACCGTCAGCGAGACATTCTGGAGGAGGTTCTTGCCCTTCGTGACCACCTTGCGCAGCCCGGACGCGTCGATGCGGATCCCGCGTGGTTCCGTGACCCGTTGCAGCTCGCGCCGGTCGAACAGCAGACGCTGGTCCGCCAACCAGATCTGGTCCCCGTCCTTGAGCTCGGCACGTCGGACCTCCGCGCCGTTCAGGAAGGTGCCGTTCGCGCTGCCGAGGTCGGCCAGCTCGTAGCTGTCGCCGAAGCGGCGCACCACCGCGTGACGGGCCGACACGACGGTGGAGTCCAGCACGACGTCGTTGTCAGGATGGCGCCCGATCCGCAGCTCCTGGCGATCCGCGAGCATGGCCGCGAGGTTCAGGTGCTCGATCGCGTACTCCTGCGAGGTGCGGCTCCGAAGCTCGGCCGCCTGCTGGACGGCTTCCGCGAGCGCAGGTTGCTGCTCCAGCAGCTGCCGGAAGTCGTTCGCGCCGATCATCCACAGCCGAGCAGCAGTCTCCGCACGCACCGTGGCGCTGCGGGGCTGGCCGCTGGTCAGGGACATCTCGCCGAAGAACTCCCGGGGCCCCAAGCGAGCGATCGTCTTCGGTGGATCGCCGGAGCCGGCCTGGACCAGGAGCGTCCCGAGCTCGATCAGGTAGGCCGCGTCGCCGGCGTCACCCTCGCGGACCACGACGTCTCCTGCCGCGACGTCAACGGGCCGCAGCAGCTTCGCGACGTCGGGCAGCGACAGGGGGGACAGCAGCTGGAAGATGCCGATCCTGCTCAGCATGTCGATGCGACGGCTGTCGCTTGCCGCCGCCCTGGTCGGGATGGAAGTCGTGGCGTGGAATGGTGGTTTGTGTTCCTGCCCGACCATGCTCAACCTCCATCAAACGACCCTGATGGCGGACCTCCGTTTGCGGACAGGAACCGCCCTGAGTTCCCCGACAGGCTTGCCCCGCGTGCAGGTCGGATCGTAGCGCCTCGGAGCCGTCAGGCACAGGTCTGATCCGTTCCTATCCGTGCGTCAGCCCGGGGCAACGGGATCACGGCTCACCAGCGCCAGCAGGGATGGCAGGACCAGCAGCGAGGCTGCCAGCGCCAAGAAGATCATCACCGCCGTGAGCAGGCCATACGAGGCAAAAAGGGGCATGGGCGCGAGGGCGAGGATGCCGAAGCCGAGCATGCTCGAGAGCGCCGACGCCCCGAGCGCCAGGCCGGTGCTGGCCCCGGTCGCCCGCAGCGCCGCCTCGCGGGTGGAGAACTGGGCGATCTCCTCCCGGTAGCGCATGGTGATGTGGATGGCGAAGTCGATGCCGATGCCGATGGAGATGGCCCCGATGGTCGCGGTGACGAGGTTGATCGTGAACCCGAACGCGTACATGAACGCGTATAGCCACGCGACGACGAGCAGGATCGGCACGATGCTCACGACCGCGTAGCGCAGGCTGCGCATGAAGATCGCGGCGACGAGCAAACAGAGCACGATCGCGATCGGCAGGGAGATCTGCAACGCCCGGGCGATGGCGTCGAGGCTGGCCTGCCGCGCGAACGGCGCACCGGTCAGCACCGCTGTCGCGGCGGGGTCGATGGCCTGCAGGCGATCCTCCAGGTCGGCCACGAGCGGCTCGAGCTGGGTCCGGGCCGCCTCGACGCCCTCCTGCCCGCGGGTACCCGTGATCGGGAAGTCGACCCTGCTTGCCTGCGTCTCCCCATCCGGCGACTGGTACAGCACCTCCCCGACGGCGTCGGGGGTCCGTGCCAGCCGCGCCTCGTCGGCGGCCACACCGGCCTCGAGCACGGTCGTGTAGACGGCCGCCAGCTGCTCGGCGGTGTCGGGAAGGCCATCCCCGTCGTCGTCGGTCAGCTCCACACCAGCCGATGCGGCGACGGCCGCGGCGGCGGCAGGGGCCTCGGCGACATCCCGGACGACGCCGAGGACGCCGTCCTCGAGCTGCACCCTGCCGTCGTCGTCGCGGGCCAGGGCCGGGCTGTCGGCGGCGTGGATCGCATCGACGAACTCCTGCACGGCCGTGAGCGCGCGAGGATCGGTGAGGTCGCCCTCGAGATACACGATCCCCGGCTCCCCGACGGACCCGGCGAAGTGCTCGTCGATCTTGTCCAGCCCCACGACGAAGTCGCTGTCCGGCGTGAAGAAGTCGTTGACGTCGAACTCGGCCGGGACCTGCACCGCGAAGAAGGCACATCCCACCGTGATGCCCAACACGACCGGCAGCAGCGCCACCCGGTAGCGTGCCAGGCCGGCGACGACGCCACCGAGCGTGGTGGCCAAACGCCCGGGGTCGCTGGCGCGCGGCTCGGACGTCGCCGGCTCGGTGACCGCACCGTCGGCGGTCACCGGCTGCGGCGATGCGGCCGCGCGACCCGCGATGACGCAGGGGGCGACCAGGAAGGCCACGATGTACAGGCCCAGCAGGGCGACACCCGCGGCGGGCAGGACGAAGGCGCTCAGCACGACCGACCCCATCGCGGCCCCGGATGCCAGCACCGACCCGACGACGGCCAGCAGCCGCCGGCGCGGAGACCGCGGTGCCGGCCCGACACGCTCCTCGACGCGCATGAGCACGACCGGGGCCACGATGCCGAGGACCAGGAACGCGGAGAGCAGCCCGAGCGATGCGGCGATGCCGAACTGCACGATCGACTGGATCCCCGACGACACGTTGGCGAGGAAGGCCGCCGCGTCGGAGCTGAGCGCGAGGACCAGTGCACCCATCACCCCGCTCATGCCCAGGAGCAGCCCCACCCTCGGGGTCGTGCCGGCTGCCCGCACCTCCTTGTAGCGGCCGAACGCATGGAAGGCGAAGTCCACCCCGAACGAGATCATCGCGATCGGCACGATGGTGCTGAGGATCTGGTCGGCCTCCATGCCGAGCAGATTGGACAGGCCGTTCAGCCAGACGATCAGCGTCGCGAGCCCGCCGCCGACGATGGCGACCGGCCAGTAGGACCGGTAGGTCAACCCCACGATGAACAGGACGCCGAGGATCGCGAAGCCGATGAAGGGCCCGGCTGCCTGCCCCTGCTCCGCGCTGGTGAGGTTCACGTCGATCGCGATGCCCCACGTGCGGCTGTGGGCCTCGCCGCCTTCGAGCACCTCGACGACGTCGCGGGCGAACTCCTCCTTGGTCGTGTCGTCCACGCCGATCGTGGCCCCGGCCGGCGGCCCCCCGACGGCGTCGTCGTCGGCGAGCACGACGAAGCTGGTGGCCGGCACCAGCCAGTCGCCGGTGTCCGGGTCGCGCGTCGACTGTGCCGACAGCCCCAGCTCGGCGATCCCCGCGTCCTCGATCAGCCGGCTTGCCGCCGACCGGACGTCCGCGTCGTTGGCTGCGGCCAAGCCGCCGATGCCGGTCTGCCGGAGCTCGGCGTCCACCATGTCGGCGATCGTGTGGAGGCCGTCCACCTCCATGTCGGCCTGCGGATCGAAGAAGGACCACAGCTTGGGGCCGATGTCGGGATCGTCGCGCAGGGCCTGGCCGTTGGCGAGCAGTTCCGCAAGGGGTTCGGCGCGCAGCAGGTCGCCGTCACGGGCCTCCACCACGAATGGGATGAGGAACGTGGGCGACGCGAACCGCTCGTTGACGAAATCGCGGGCCGTGAACACCTCCCCGGCGGGCTCCTGCGACGCGAAGCCGTCCGGGGGCAGCGCGAGGAACGGGACGGCGAGCAGGGCGGTGGCCGCCAACGCCAGCGCGATGACGATCCCCGAGCGGCGGGCCATCCAGCGCACGAGCCGCGACGGCTCGTCGGGGTCCCGCTTCGGGACGACCGGCTCGGGGCCAGCCGGCTCCGGCGAAGGGGTCTCACGGCGCTGATCGCCTCGCTTGAGCCCGCGGACGTCGAAGACGAGGCGCTGGTCCGCCAGCCGGATCTGGTCACCGTCCTTGAGCTCGGCCACGCGCACGGGTGCGCCGTTCACGAACGTCCCGTGGGCGCTGCCGAGGTCCGACAGCTGGTAGCCGTCCCCGAACTGACGGACGACCGCATGCTGGGCGGAGACGGCCGGCGCGTCGAGCACGAGGTCGTTGTCGGGATGGCGGCCGATGCGCAGCTCGTCGCGTTCGGCCACATCGGAGGCCAGGTTGCGGGGGCCCTCCGCGGGCTTCCCCTGCTCGCTGGAGCTGGCGCGTAGTGCCGCCGTCTGACGCAGGCCGCGCGCCAACCCCGGCTCGCGTTCGAGGAGACGCTGGACGTCCGTGGCACCGATGGCCCACAGGCGCGCGGCGGTCTCCGCCCGCACGGTGGCGCTGCGCGGCTGGTCGTTCACGAGGGCCATCTCCCCGAAGAACTCCCCGGGGCCCAGCCGGGCGATGGGCTCCCGCTGCTCGCCGGCTTCGGGCTCGACCAGCACGGTGCCCTGCTCGATCAGGTAGAGGGCGTCACCGGTGTCGCCCTCCCGCACCACGACCCGACCGGCGGTCACCTCGATGGGTCGCAGGAGCTCGGCGACGTCGGTCTGCGACAGCGGCGACAGCAGCTGGAAGACCGCCACCCGACTGAGCATCTGCACCCGTCGCGGCAGGTCCGTGGCCTCCGGCGTCAGCGGGATGGCACTCGTGGCCTTCTCCGGGCGCTGCTCCTCCCGTCCGACCATGCCGCACCCTCCGGTCCGCGGACTCGGGCGCCAGGTGAGGGAGCTCGCCCCTCGCCTTGCTCGACCACGCCGTTCAACGCGTCCCACACGCGCCGGGTCATCCTAGCAGCGAGGCAGGCCCGGACGGCCGCTGTGGGCCGTGGGCCCCCGCGTCTAGGCGAACCACCAGGCGAGCACCCCGGCCGCCAGTGCGTAGGCGAGCGCGATCCATGCGGTTCGGCGCAGCACGTCGCCCTCCTGGCCGCTGAGGCCGACCGTTGCGCCGGCCGCCACGATGTTGTGGGGGCAGACGATGTTGCCGATCGCGGCGCCCGCACCCTGCGCCCCGGCCATGGCGGGCACGGGCAGGGCCAGCGACTCCGCGGTGGCGACCTGGAAGTCGGTGAACAGGATGTTCGAGGCCGTCGCCGAGCCGGTCACGAAGGTGCCGAGCGCCCCCACCAGCGGCGCCACCAGGGGCCAGCCCCCGCCCGCAGCGGCGGTGGCCGCCACCGCGAGGCTGTCCGTCATGCCCGCATGGACCATGAGCCGGGAGATCGCGAGCATCGCCACCAGGGCGACCGCGACGGGCCCCAGCCGGCCGACCGTGGTCCGCACCGCCCTCCACACCGCCCCAGCCGACGTGCCCTGCAGCAAGGCCCCGATGGCGAAACCCACGACGAGCATCGTCCCGGGGTGGTACAAGGGCGCGATGCTGCCGGTGAAGCGCCCGCCGAGCTCCCAGTCGAGGGTGACGGCGGTCAGCGTGTCGCGGACGACGGGCACGAGCCGGGTCGTGAGCACGGCCGCGACCAGCACCAGGTAGGGCGCGGCGGCGCGGGCGGCGGCGCGCGCCCCGCCGGTTGGCGGGCCGCCCTCCGTCTCCAGGGCCGCGCCGGTCGGGGTGGCGGATCCGGCGGTGGTCCGCGCGGCGGTCCGGCGTGCGACGAGCAGCGCGCCGGCGAACACCGCACCGCCCGCCAGGGCGCCGCCGAGCGTCGGCAGCTCCGGACCGACGTGGCGGGAGAGCAGGTGGTAGGGCAGGAGGAACGACGCCCCGGCGAGGACCCCCCACGGCCAGAGGCGCCCGTGCTCCTGGCCCGCCGCGGGCAGGGCCCGTCGAACCAGGAGCAGGACGACCGTCAGCAACAGCCCGCCGAGCAGGACGTGGTAGATGCCCGTGGCACGCGACAGCTCGAGGCCGGACAGCCCCGTGGCGGCGACCTGCGGGATGATCGGTGTGCCCACCGCGCCGAACGACACCCCGATGGCGTGGCCGACCATGGGGATCGCCACCGCGTCGACCCGGGGGAACCCGGAGCTGACCAGGAACGGCGCGGCCAGCGCGACGGACGCCCCGAACCCGGCGGCGCCCTCGACGAACAGGGCGAAGAACCAGGCGATGAGCACGGCCAGCAACCGCGGGTCGGCGGTGAGGCGACCGAGCGCGAGGCGCAGCACCTCGGTGGCGCCGGTCGCGTTCTGCAGGTGGTGGATGGCCAGCGCCGGCACGATGATCCAGAGGATCGTTGCGGCGGTGAAGGCCGACTCGGCGACGACGCCGCCGAATGCGGTGCCGGCAGCCAGCTGGCCGTCAACACCCCGTCCGAATCCGAACGCCGCGAGGGCGACCACCGCGGTCGCCGCGACCCCGGCCAGCCCGGCGCGTGCAGCCGACCAGCGCAGCGCGACCATGAGCACCAGGATCAGCACGACCGGCGTGCCGGCCAGCAGCGCGTCGACGGCCATGGATACCCTCCTGCGCCAGCCGGGTTCCGGGAGCTAGTTGAGCCGCTCGGCCGTCACCACGTGCAGCCCGCCGTCGCCACGTTCGAACGCGCTGATGTTGCCCAGGGTGGTCTCGGCGATG encodes the following:
- a CDS encoding cyclic nucleotide-binding domain-containing protein produces the protein MVRRITHSLVKALRQVREFAGLSDAALLEVVGASVNLFFPAGAVVFRKGATSDGLYVVLSGRVIVADEPGGPEVAQIGPGDYFGEQSLLLETTRSHSVAAVQDAEILVLPASSFQRLLEGNPVLAGQVEDKLRARLAATDGPGSAGQGPAAG
- a CDS encoding MMPL family transporter, encoding MVGREEQRPEKATSAIPLTPEATDLPRRVQMLSRVAVFQLLSPLSQTDVAELLRPIEVTAGRVVVREGDTGDALYLIEQGTVLVEPEAGEQREPIARLGPGEFFGEMALVNDQPRSATVRAETAARLWAIGATDVQRLLEREPGLARGLRQTAALRASSSEQGKPAEGPRNLASDVAERDELRIGRHPDNDLVLDAPAVSAQHAVVRQFGDGYQLSDLGSAHGTFVNGAPVRVAELKDGDQIRLADQRLVFDVRGLKRGDQRRETPSPEPAGPEPVVPKRDPDEPSRLVRWMARRSGIVIALALAATALLAVPFLALPPDGFASQEPAGEVFTARDFVNERFASPTFLIPFVVEARDGDLLRAEPLAELLANGQALRDDPDIGPKLWSFFDPQADMEVDGLHTIADMVDAELRQTGIGGLAAANDADVRSAASRLIEDAGIAELGLSAQSTRDPDTGDWLVPATSFVVLADDDAVGGPPAGATIGVDDTTKEEFARDVVEVLEGGEAHSRTWGIAIDVNLTSAEQGQAAGPFIGFAILGVLFIVGLTYRSYWPVAIVGGGLATLIVWLNGLSNLLGMEADQILSTIVPIAMISFGVDFAFHAFGRYKEVRAAGTTPRVGLLLGMSGVMGALVLALSSDAAAFLANVSSGIQSIVQFGIAASLGLLSAFLVLGIVAPVVLMRVEERVGPAPRSPRRRLLAVVGSVLASGAAMGSVVLSAFVLPAAGVALLGLYIVAFLVAPCVIAGRAAASPQPVTADGAVTEPATSEPRASDPGRLATTLGGVVAGLARYRVALLPVVLGITVGCAFFAVQVPAEFDVNDFFTPDSDFVVGLDKIDEHFAGSVGEPGIVYLEGDLTDPRALTAVQEFVDAIHAADSPALARDDDGRVQLEDGVLGVVRDVAEAPAAAAAVAASAGVELTDDDGDGLPDTAEQLAAVYTTVLEAGVAADEARLARTPDAVGEVLYQSPDGETQASRVDFPITGTRGQEGVEAARTQLEPLVADLEDRLQAIDPAATAVLTGAPFARQASLDAIARALQISLPIAIVLCLLVAAIFMRSLRYAVVSIVPILLVVAWLYAFMYAFGFTINLVTATIGAISIGIGIDFAIHITMRYREEIAQFSTREAALRATGASTGLALGASALSSMLGFGILALAPMPLFASYGLLTAVMIFLALAASLLVLPSLLALVSRDPVAPG
- a CDS encoding cyclic nucleotide-binding domain-containing protein yields the protein MTDPEDAAPEVSPKALAYLESQQTLTLATASSGGLPHAATLLYASDGLTLYVWTRPDSVTAQHIDQNPAVSFTVDQYTADWTQTKGIQGEGEARQILDAAQIEHAVQRFGVKFPEVAGTENSHIAFFRIAPTRVQFIDNTSAAPENARGLGSVFQRTEVFNVLRDLPPAEIAGLQARLQTVQVESGEVIVRQGGPADKFFIIVEGEVEVVRENGGSQQTVATLGPGQFFGEVAILRDIPRTATVRAVAPTTLLAMPREAFRSLVAQSLSTTQNLDDVIQRRLGELGGGPSHAGADA
- a CDS encoding flavin reductase family protein, whose product is MQRLQQLAVEPFGVKEFRAVMGAFATGVTVITTQGQDEPYGMTANAFSSLSLDPPLILVCVISGTQGSEALERNGVFAVNILTAEQEVLSNYFASRDRPRGTAAFRGIPHREVVTGSPVIDGVAAFMDCRVADQHPGGDHEIFVGEVLAIGADADAPRPLIFHRGRYGYLRD
- a CDS encoding metallophosphoesterase, with the protein product MAVTDHPLRIAQLGDIHCGTPTFEASLLEQAVERINALRPDAVAVVGDLTAAGYGEEFAEAAGWIGRLEAPVVVVPGNHDARNLGNVHFERHFGARFSALRLPLSPERAERIRAGGLTVVAVDSSQADVNQGEVGAPHYDWIRDQFHHADDLKVFVLHHHLVSIPGTGRERNTIADAGELLELLTDLGVDLVLSGHKHVPFFWALNGLLVCNSGTAATRRLRGLTPPSWNEIQVDASTIKVFMHYETGHRSLSVIRSRTTRELIREAFYLTEAFRVSNPVA
- a CDS encoding L-lactate permease, translating into MAVDALLAGTPVVLILVLMVALRWSAARAGLAGVAATAVVALAAFGFGRGVDGQLAAGTAFGGVVAESAFTAATILWIIVPALAIHHLQNATGATEVLRLALGRLTADPRLLAVLIAWFFALFVEGAAGFGASVALAAPFLVSSGFPRVDAVAIPMVGHAIGVSFGAVGTPIIPQVAATGLSGLELSRATGIYHVLLGGLLLTVVLLLVRRALPAAGQEHGRLWPWGVLAGASFLLPYHLLSRHVGPELPTLGGALAGGAVFAGALLVARRTAARTTAGSATPTGAALETEGGPPTGGARAAARAAAPYLVLVAAVLTTRLVPVVRDTLTAVTLDWELGGRFTGSIAPLYHPGTMLVVGFAIGALLQGTSAGAVWRAVRTTVGRLGPVAVALVAMLAISRLMVHAGMTDSLAVAATAAAGGGWPLVAPLVGALGTFVTGSATASNILFTDFQVATAESLALPVPAMAGAQGAGAAIGNIVCPHNIVAAGATVGLSGQEGDVLRRTAWIALAYALAAGVLAWWFA
- a CDS encoding ATP-binding cassette domain-containing protein, yielding MLSRIGIFQLLSPLSLPDVAKLLRPVDVAAGDVVVREGDAGDAAYLIELGTLLVQAGSGDPPKTIARLGPREFFGEMSLTSGQPRSATVRAETAARLWMIGANDFRQLLEQQPALAEAVQQAAELRSRTSQEYAIEHLNLAAMLADRQELRIGRHPDNDVVLDSTVVSARHAVVRRFGDSYELADLGSANGTFLNGAEVRRAELKDGDQIWLADQRLLFDRRELQRVTEPRGIRIDASGLRKVVTKGKNLLQNVSLTVLPGELVAIVGGSGAGKSTLMDALSGVRPATGGQVLYNGGDYYAQRALYRTTLGYVPQDDIIHTELPLRVTLDFAARLRLPGDTTPEERGKAVDRALEELSLTEQAGLRVDKLSGGQRKRASIGVELLTRPRVFYLDEPTSGLDPATDASMMTLMRDLARAGSTVLLTTHATSNVGLCDKIVFLAGGGHLAFAGPPKRALEYFGVEVFDEIYVKLENEGTPEEWAARFRESPEYRAMKADQQRPADSTPAQAAAGASIARPARGLGLWVRQFAVLSRRTAELYVRNPPRMIPLFAQPVIFAALLIALFRTDLFEPGPNNPTSAFQLLFFLSMTAFLFGLLYGVQEIVKEFAIFRRERLVNLAVFPYLLSKTTFLAPVLALAVTVMVAMMWVTDRLPDEGLNVYAPLMITLFVIALVGLAFSLFTSAIAPTSQVATDLLSAWILPQVLLSGAIVAVSEMNTVGRELSNIIALRWGFEALGRAANLLDLFEESQNPVGAALALQYSDSFSRAIWQNWLIMGAFIVAFTAITWLVLRRRTAI